One Malania oleifera isolate guangnan ecotype guangnan chromosome 10, ASM2987363v1, whole genome shotgun sequence genomic region harbors:
- the LOC131165999 gene encoding U-box domain-containing protein 35: MARHARGGGGGEGGKKGNMIAVAIDRDRGSQYALKWAIDHIASRTQAIALLHVNEKMASPLPSATGSQSSSDATDEVARAHKQQCEHHAKELFSPFRCFCARRDMKCHQVILEDSDVSKALVDYVTDHSIEILVMGAPLRHKTGDITSNVKKNAPRFCEVYVVSREKMMGMKSNSHSRSGNASFQHQSTSQSSISETAEAHFSHNSGSRVTEKSPSSSDTLNEDTEIKSPFGRGRTTISKSHGGRSPLSINRPHPLSIGKLQGDHSPLESDISFVSSGRPSTDHMSPFYENLEFALTHQHSNSSDTNYRLYQSAYSPGAKPSEHNYSHDFSSNSGESGTSSWPSPNTDDVEAEMRRLKLELKQTMDMYSTACKEALSAKQQAKELHRWKIEEEHKIEEARLAEEYAFAMVEQEKAKCRAAIQAAEAAQKIAEREALKRMNAEKKALREAGKKKRALDALAQNDARYRKYSINEIESATESFLESRKIGEGGYGPVYKCYLDHTPVAVKVLRPDAAQGRSQFQQEVEILSCIRHPNMVLLLGACPEYGCLVYEYMANGSLEDRLFRRGNTPVLPWQLRFRIAAEIGTGLLFLHQTKPEPLVHRDLKPANILLDRNYVSKISDVGLARLVPQSVSNNVTQYRMTSTAGTFCYIDPEYQQTGMLGIKSDIYSLGIMLLQIITAKPPMGLTHHVEASIERGTFAQMLDPAVPDWPMEETLHFAKLSLQCAELRRKDRPDLGMVVLPELNKLRALAEQNMHGINLTFSSPIASPTYSQISKSQVS, from the exons ATGGCACGACATGCTCGTGGTGGTGGCGGTGGAGAAGGAGGGAAAAAGGGTAATATGATAGCAGTGGCAATAGATAGGGACAGAGGCAGCCAATATGCTTTGAAATGGGCTATTGATCATATCGCCAGCAGAACCCAAGCTATCGCACTCCTCCATGTCAACGAAAAAATGGCCTCTCCTCTTCCCTCTGCAA CTGGGAGCCAGTCTAGCTCCGATGCCACTGATGAAGTTGCAAGAGCGCATAAACAACAGTGTGAACATCATGCCAAGGAGCTGTTCAGTCCCTTCCGTTGCTTTTGTGCTCGTAGAGAT ATGAAGTGTCACCAGGTCATTCTTGAAGATTCAGATGTGTCAAAAGCATTGGTTGATTATGTTACAGACCATTCAATTGAGATTTTGGTAATGGGTGCACCACTAAG ACACAAAACAGGAGACATTACAAGTAACGTGAAGAAAAATGCACCACGGTTCTGCGAAGTTTATGTCGTCTCCAGGGAAAAGATGATGGGGATGAAATCGAATAGCCATTCCCGCAGTGGCAATGCAAGCTTTCAACACCAATCGACAAGTCAATCCAGCATTTCAGAAACAGCTGAGGCACATTTCTCGCATAACAGTGGTTCAAGAG TAACAGAGAAGTCACCAAGTTCATCTGATACCCTGAATGAGGACACTGAAATCAA GTCACCGTTTGGTAGGGGTAGAACTACAATTAGCAAATCACATGGGGGCCGTTCTCCTCTTTCAATTAACAGACCTCACCCGCTTTCAATTGGCAAATTACAAGGGGACCACTCTCCTCTAGAATCTGATATATCCTTCGTGAGCTCTGGCAGGCCTAGCACTGACCACATGTCCCCATTTTATGAGAATTTGGAATTTGCCTTAACCCACCAGCATTCGAATAGCTCGGACACAAACTACAGACTTTATCAGTCAGCATACTCACCAGGTGCCAAGCCATCTGAGCATAACTATTCACATGATTTCTCATCTAACTCTGGAGAAAGTGGGACATCATCATGGCCATCACCAAACACA GATGATGTCGAAGCTGAAATGCGAAGGCTCAAGCTAGAGCTCAAGCAAACAATGGACATGTACAGTACAGCATGCAAGGAAGCACTTTCAGCAAAGCAGCAG GCCAAGGAACTCCACCGATGGAAGATTGAAGAAGAACATAAAATTGAGGAGGCACGACTTGCTGAAGAATATGCATTTGCAATGGTAGAGCAGGAGAAAGCTAAGTGTAGAGCCGCTATTCAGGCAGCTGAAGCAGCTCAAAAGATTGCAGAACGTGAAGCACTAAAAAGAATGAATGCAGAAAAGAAGGCCCTCAGAGAAGCAGGGAAGAAGAAGAGAGCACTAGATGCTCTGGCTCAAAACGATGCCAGGTATCGAAAATACTCAATTAATGAGATTGAATCAGCAACTGAGTCCTTTCTGGAATCACGCAAGATTGGGGAAGGAGGTTATGGGCCAGTGTACAAGTGTTATCTGGACCATACGCCAGTTGCAGTAAAAGTTCTTCGTCCAGATGCAGCTCAAGGAAGGTCACAGTTTCAGCAAGAG GTTGAAATACTTAGCTGCATACGGCATCCCAACATGGTTCTCCTCCTTGGAGCCTGCCCGGAGTATGGCTGCCTGGTCTATGAATACATGGCTAATGGAAGCTTAGAAGATCGTCTCTTCCGGCGAGGGAATACCCCAGTACTTCCTTGGCAGCTTAGATTCCGAATTGCTGCGGAGATTGGTACTGGTCTTCTTTTTCTCCACCAGACCAAGCCAGAACCTCTAGTACACCGTGACCTGAAACCCGCCAACATATTGCTTGACCGTAACTATGTCAGCAAGATTAGTGATGTTGGCTTGGCCAGGCTTGTCCCTCAATCTGTATCCAATAATGTAACTCAGTATCGCATGACTTCAACAGCCGGCACCTTCTGTTACATAGATCCAGAATACCAGCAAACTGGGATGCTTGGAATAAAGTCTGATATTTATTCACTTGGGATCATGCTCCTACAAATAATTACAGCCAAGCCCCCAATGGGGTTGACTCATCATGTTGAAGCATCCATTGAGAGAGGAACTTTTGCTCAGATGCTTGACCCGGCTGTTCCTGACTGGCCAATGGAAGAGACTCTGCACTTTGCAAAGCTATCGCTTCAGTGTGCAGAGCTGAGAAGGAAAGATAGACCGGATCTTGGGATGGTAGTGTTGCCTGAACTTAACAAATTGCGGGCACTAGCTGAACAGAACATGCATGGCATCAATCTGACTTTCAGCAGTCCAATAGCCTCACCAACTTACAGCCAAATTTCCAAGTCTCAAGTGAGTTGA